GCCTTGTAAATTATTCAGATGCTAAACTTGTGAAATTgctttaatattatttgtctTTAAGCAATATTTCTTATAAATGACTGACATAAGTGCTGGGAAACTTCAGTGTTGTACTTGGTCAAAATGTCAGTAGTATCTTCTAACTTTTTATCCTTGAACTCGAACATTTATGTTGATCAAGAAAATTTGTAATACAGAACCATATTCATGATGCTTGTTAGGGCTTATTTAAAGGTTCGTATAGCAGTTTTTATTTCAGTTGTTTGAAAATATGCTCTGGTGTATTGACCTTTAACTTGCATCTAATTGCAGATGAGGAGATGAGTTATGATCATCTGGCATCCGGATTAAAGGTTACTCTTGAAAGTGACAAATCTGCATTTGATGCTGATCGTCTACAGAAATATACTGGTAAGCAGGTTTCTTTGAGACTCTGCCTTTTGGATTCTTTTTTACTTTGCCTACTCCACCCATTGCGTGAGGAAAGCCTTCTAGTAGTGGCATGAGACTGTTGGCGTCCAGTGATGCACTCGGGGGCTATGTTTAGGATGTTCACTGAACAGTCTCTCAATTCGTATATAAAAGTGGTCCCTTAAGAATGCGAATGATGTCcactttttcttttgaatacCCATCTTATAATTTAATCCCTTTCAATCCAACTAACTACAATCTATCGGGAATGCCTTTGTGATCATTAACTTTAAGGTCCTCATATAACTATTACGAGTGAGGTAATCCAAGATCCAAAACTTGTTATCATTTTTTAGCCtttagttaaaattttctaTTCTTGTTGAAGTAGCTCATTATTCGACAAaaaatattgtgataaatcCTAGTTTAGAATCTCTAGCATGACACTCACTCTCTTAAATCTTTAGAATTTAACTCCAATTGCAATTTATTCCACGTCTCAAGGTTAAGTCAGGAGattgaaaagaattaaaatttgatgCAGCAATAGAGACACATAAGATTAATAAAGTATAAAAGGGATCATAACTGATGTAGCAATAAAGACTCGTGAGATTAATAAACTATTAGGGTCAGAacagaataattttttttttatgacaaggaaaACCTGCAGCCGCTACCCTTCGGGTGCACACAAAATAAAACCCCCACTCCTGTGCAATAGCTTGCAAACCACACAGGAGAGTAACCCGCATTAGGACAGCCTGATGCGATAAGCTCGATGGGAAACCCCTTGCTTTtgctggcaaggggtttcgaacttgagacctccaacatgaaAGTCCCAAGCCCAAACCACATGGCCACGGGCCATCCCAAAGGGTAGCCAGAAGAGAACATTACCTTGAAAGCATCTTCGTTGGTTATGTTTGTGTTCAGCAAGTCTTTATGTTAAGCAACTCACGGGTTCAATCTATATAGTTTGACAAATGTCTTGAATGTTTTTGAGTTCTGAAATCTTACAACCTTTCCCTTCATACTTGTTTGAAGATAATCTCATTGCAAACACCATTTTTTAGGTCCTCAATTAAGGAAAATGTTGAACTGGTCAAGACCATTGCCTTTGGAGGATGAACGAGTGCGCTTATTGCATGAGGTGCACTTCTTAATTCTTGATTTGGTGTTCTATGCACTCTTTTAATGCTTCGGCaggtcataattttttttttttttgcattatgtCATTCTCTTAATGTTCAGAAGTCGTAATTTGCTGTGACTTATAATAATGTGATCTCTTAAGCTTGTTAGTGAGCTAATAGCTCTGTGGAATAATGGTTAAGGTTGGGCTTGAGCTTGAGAGGAGCTTTGAGGGAAAGGCATCTAAACTTGTGGAGTCCTGCGACAACTCTGCTGCAAAGCTTGTAGCTCTTATGACACGCCACTTCCCTGGTATTGTTGTTTACTATAGTTATCCTTTTACATGTTACATTTGATCATTATTTCCAACAATGAGATGTAATATGTATCCTTGTTTATTTTACTGTTGCAGGCTTCCGTGATCACACGGTGTACAAAGGCCACCAGATTTTCTTGTATAAAAGAGCTCAAATTTTTGCTGCTGATTTATGGGGTGCATTTAAGGGTCAAGGATACGGCGATTTTGAAGACATAAGCTCAATAACCATATTTGCTGATTATATTGTTCCAGCTGTCCTTCAGCAACTTGGGGTGCTGAGATATCGTTCTTCCCTGGATAATATTATCAAGAAAAATACTGAAATTGTCTCAGGCAGTGAGGAGGAAGTAGAACTACGAGCCTGCTCTGTTTATGCTGTGGAGAAAATGAAGGAGTTGATCAGTAAAAAGACTGGGAAGCAGGTTGGTCTTGCTCATTGCTATTGTTTTGCTGTTCTTTAGTGGTTAGATTTGGTGATTGCTAACTTATACTCAGCCAATTTTGTAGAATGAATATGCATTTTCTTGCATGTGTAAAGCTTGACGTCTCTTATTGACAGGGCTATGAGGAAACACACAATATTTCATATACTTCACCCTAGAACAGTTATATCCCGAAGTTGCAGATAAATGACTTCATGAAATAGAATAATCTACAATATAGAAAATCATTCTTTTAGCTTTAACAGTTGATCGGCTGGTATTAATTGAGATTCTGGCCATCTAGAGTGTTGGTGTTAGATATTTGATGCCTACTCTTCGATTTTAAAACGTACAAGTCAACTtgtatgctttttttttttttttttactttctaataTATAGTTATACCTATTGCAACAAGAAATCATCAAATGGAAATGTTAGAAAAACATTAGTAAAAGTGAGTCTTCAAAAGGCAACAGGCAATCAAATTACAGCTATACCTACTCTAGCTAAGGTTAGAAATATATAGTTATTGCGCCAGCTAAGTTTTTTCTTATATCATGTTGATGTCTTGAGGTTAAATACAAGACTATATAAAAAGGTGAGTTACATGTCCAATGGTTAAGTTAAGTTATATCTGAGCTGAGATCTGTATACCTGATTTCATTGTACtggcaataaataaataaaggctGCACCTGTCGGGGTGGCCCAGTAGTTTGAgattgggacttccatgttggaggtctcaagttcaaaaccccttgccagcgaaaaCAAGTGATTTGTCTTCTGGGTCAAGCTCGTCACACCAGGCTTTCTAATATTTATCAACTTGTTATTCCTGTGCTATGTGTATTCTAAAGCGAGTTCccaattttctttgtttgaatgtcattttcacaAAAATGTGACATCTCATTTTGCTATACAGGTGTTGAGTGTTGAACTGGATCTCTGGTTATGGGCTTTTGGCATACAATGCCCATCTCTTCAACACCATCGGACACTCTCTATCTATTATTGACTATAGTAATTAAGCTCCATTTCCATTGCAGTCTTGCATACAAGTGATGGTTttgattttgggattttgaCATTTCCACGTCTAGATGTAATAGTACAGAAATTATACAGGATTATTTTCTCCTCCTAGTGGTGGATTTACTTTTTTCAAGGAGTGCAGAGGTTGATTATCCGTTTATGCAGTACCTAGTACCTTGTATAATGTTGATGGGCTCAACACTCGGGGCCGTTTGGTTAGAGTTATGGATGTATTCGTTAGGTAGAATTTAGTGCAGAGTGAGTTATTAGTTATTCAGATATTAGTTATATAAGATTTAATTATGCTCACATATTAGTCATGAAAGATTTAGTTAGGTAGGTATTAGtatgtagatttttttttaaaaatggtaaGCTACTTATTTCTTAATGTCAAAATGTTTAATAAGCTAATATGTATTATactctttaaataaaaaaaaaaacacaaataattCCAGCACCATTACTGAAGcatattttaaataactaaaaccAAAAGTCATTTGtaataaacattatttaatttctcaaataattataGCGGCTATCTCAAATAATTCCAGCACCATTACAGAAGCATACTTTAAATATAACTAATAAGTATAACATTAGCAAATTAATATCCCATTTTTTGTCGTGATTCGtttttattactttaaaaaaaggAGTGAAATAAAACAAGAAACGGTAATAGTTCAGTTTtccttaaatattatatttggcCATGGAAAAGGTAAATgcctaatttattatttaatacatgtataaataatacacgcctaatttattttactttcttgTTTACATAACTTATACATAGATTTTTTCATAAGTTATATAAGTATTAATTGTGTAGGCTACAAAAAAATGCaacaaaacacaatatataaattaatacatgaataacatTTATATAACATTTGAAAATGTATCAACCAAACATTATATAAAAGGTAATACATGAAACCAAACAAGATATAAAATTAACACATGAACAACCaaagttattcatgtattaactTTATGTTTATTCCATAAATAAATGGCCCCTCAATTACCAACAAGGTTTGTGGTGGAATGATAAGTACCCCTTCATATTTGGATCTCGGTTTGAGCCCCCTTGGGTATAGAATCACCTTTGTTAGGGAGCGATTTACCCCCTCAATGTGGGACTTCCTCGGtgcaaatttgaattttagttGAATTCAATGTGAATATCAGACACCGAGTGAGTAACCATGAGATACCggacaacaaataaaaaaaaaaaagcccctcaatcctatatatatataaagtatatatTCATAGTATATGCTAATTATTCAATTTCGATCAActcaaaattataaagaaaaagacGTTAATGAAATAGAACGAAGAATTATGAGTGAGTGTGTTGCATAATTttcctttaaattatttaagtcataaatatatttatacttaattataaatatagtaATAAAGGCGGATCAATAACAACTAACATAATAAGAGAAGTCATTAATTATGCTACAATTTTATCCTTTAAAAGACTAATTTGATTTagttatcattttttaatttttaaaaatttaagctaaataagattaaagaaattatttttttaagaataaacaattaaagccaaaaaaaaattataaaaaatgaaataagtgAAGGGGTAAGCAAATAACctgttattattttaattaggaaACTTTTTTAgcgtgttttatttttttaaattttacgcgtgttaatttttttattctataaaAGAGATCTCACCTGCCATTTTAGAACCCACCACTCACCGTCATTTACACTCTCTCTCGCTGGTGATTCATCCGACTTCCAAGTAAAATTCTTCTATCCAAGAAAATTATGTTCAAGAAGATGGAAGCATAGTATTAAGCAATGCCTGGTAAAAccctaaattaattttaatactcTTTTATCCATTGAAAATTCTTGTACGCCTTTCTTACAACTTGTTGGTTTCTTGGAGTTACGTTGGCATTATTTGATGCATATTTTATGGAAAATCAAGAAATCTTGCGTTCATgcttaataaaaattcaagaacTTGTTGgcatattttaaagaaattgaataaattgtagttttcaagtatatatagacattgcaaaattcaagaaatccattttttttaaaaaaagaattgtgTTGTCATTCTCGGAATCAAGAATTTGTTTCAAATCTTTTTTTAGGGAGATGGGTTCGCATTAACCTGTTTGCACTAGGTATATGTTTCTATGTTAAGGTGGATGACAATGGTTAGTTTTAGTTTCTTTGACATTGATACAATGAACTTCGATGTGTAGAAAgttcttctaaatttattatattacttCATCATCTGAAGTTGTACTTTCTTTTCAAGAATCATCTGAAGGATCTGGTGTTTCAAGAGATGGAATGATGCTGATGAGAAAAGATATATGTTGAACTATCATCTTTTCTGTAGTTGGATGATGtcgtaatttcttttttcctgAAAATTATGTTGTTCGTAACTTATAATTATTGTTGTAGTCTATAGGATTGCATGCATTACTCAATTGATAGGGCTGTTTGACGGTTTGTGTTATTAGTATCGTTttacagatttttttttatttattgttttgtgGATTTACTCGTAATAGGACAAACCTGTATGGCTGTACAAACATACAGATTGGTGCATATGTACTTCTAGCCAAGCTTATGGAAATAGTATATGTGCCCGATTATTTCATCTTCTATTATGCTTCCTTTTTGTCTGTCcattttaattattgtttaGTATGCTTCGTTTACACTAGCGATATCAAAATACAGCCATTGAGATGATATGCACAATTTCCCTGAAAGTTTGGCTTTAAAGGGAGAGGCTCTGAGCTGTATTTCTGACATTTCTTTGTTGGAAATTGTTACTAAAACTCATGGGATGCCAAATGGATATTGAAAGGTTTAGTTGGTAGTATCCATTAGGATAGGTATAAAACTACTAACTCGATCTTtgtttttccccctttttttcaGGATGACAAGTGTTTGTACCTTGGAATTGATGATTATAGTCATGAAAATCTTAAGAATTATTTGATAACACAAGCTATGCTCTCCTCTAGGGTGGATGGGGACTCGCATAAATGGATTGATGCTAGAAATCGAGGTAAAACAGATGAACttataaggaagaagaagagtagaagaagTCTTCAAGAAAGGCAGCaggaaataataatattaagagTGTTCATGATGTGCCACTCATGCCTCGTAATTTGTCCTTTAGTGCTTGTTTGTATCAATAATCAATGACGACAGGAAATGTGTACAACTAATTAGTGTTCGCTTCCATCGTGCAGAAACTAGAGCTGTAAGGAGACGGGATCATTCTGCATAAGCTATCTGCTGGGAGCTTCCACGGCAGTCATCTCATCAATGTAATTAATCTTCCACCCCAAGTTGTGGTGAGAGGGAATTCTCTGATGAAAGGTAATGTTATCAAATTTCTTGGGAAGGTTAAGTCTGTTTCTGATCTTATCTCTGTCAAATATGTTAGTAAGTCACATGACATGATGTTTCAAATCTGGAATAGCAAAGTACAAGCTCAAGGGGAGTGCACAAGTAAACGCACCGGGGAGTCAAAAGAAGGTAAACCATTCCTGCCATTTGTTCCTGACCTGAATACGATTTAACCCACTTCTCAAGCTTATCTTAGCCTGCATTCTTATTAATGTCTCTTTCTAAGTCTCCTAGGCTACATAGTCTCTTTCAAATTCCATCTTGCATATGTTCTGATTTTGTAATAGAATTATCAGCCCTgacatttttattcaaatattcaGAATTTGCACCAACAAAAACTTAAGTTTCTTAAATTCTGGGACAAAATGGAGGGACTTCCCTCTAGAAATTACAGTTGAGTACCTTAGCTATATCATGTTTTTGTGACTTCTTCTCTAATTTGTTAAGATGACgaactttttccttttccaATATGAGATGTAGAGTCGTACTGGAACAGAGAATCTTAAGAATCAGGATACTATACTCGACATCACTTCCGGCGTATTGCATTTTGTTGgtgattcatttttttatctatttttcaaGCCCAAAAGTTGCCAGCTCAagtaagttaaaataataataattattaaaaaaaaaaagacaacaacaaaaatctCCTATTCAGATTGATCTAGAAAAGGAAAGTATTTATTGTCTACAAATGCAGTATGTGCTTACACAAAAGGGTTCCCCTGTTCTCCTTCCTCAAAGATGCCTACTCCCATGGTTGATCAAACCTGTGGCACcgtcattttcttgtttttggaGCTTAATCGGTCCGGGTAAGTGTCTTGGTGTCTTCTTCTTCGATTTTTGGACATTTTGACTTCTTTTTTCATGATTACGATCCATCCTTTACATTGTACCTAAGTACAAGATATGAAAATCAGTTGAAATCAAGGTCCTTTGGTCTCTCATTCGGAAGTGTACCCTGTGTGTGAATTGAAATTTCCAGTGGCTTCAAAAATGTGTTACCAGATGTATAACTTATTTTGCCTCCTTCCAACTGAGCATTTTCGATTTGAAAAACTTGGTTCCACCCTTGTGTATTAACATGTTTCTGGTTTGTATAAAAATTGTCTCTCCAGTATGCTATTTGTCTCCATATAAGAGTTTTCAAGTAATGACTTGATATTACCACAATTTTTCTGCTTTTGCTTGTTGTAAATTGGACCGAAGTGAACTCGTGAATCCTGCTGATATTCCTCCTGTGAAACTTATGTGAATTCTCTGCTATGTTAGTaatctgaaattttgaattCCTTCATTGAGTATTCACTTATCATGATGTTGGCTAGTGGCTAAAAAAGGTCTTTAacaaatgataaaagaaaattccCCTTACCTAATGTTGTGTTGCTGTGAAGTCCTTCTAGTTTTTATCCTTAGTTTggcactatttttttttctaggtTTAGAATTTTCCTGGCGGGGNNNNNNNNNNNNNNNNNNNNNNNNNNNNNNNNNNNNNNNNNNNNNNNNNNNNNNNNNNNNNNNNNNNNNNNNNNNNNNNNNNNNNNNNNNNNNNNNNNNNNNNNNNNNNNNNNNNNNNNNNNNNNNNNNNNNNNNNNNNNNNNNNNNNNNNNNNNNNNNNNNNNNNNNNNNNNNNNNNNNNNNNNNNNNNNNNNNNNNNNNNNNNNNNNNNNNNNNNNNNNNNNNNNNNNNNNNNNNNNNNNNNNNNNNNNNNNNNNNNNNNNNNNNNNNNNNNNNNNNNNNNNNNNNNNNNNNNNNNNNNNNNNNNNNNNNNNNNNNNNNNNNNNNNNNNNNNNNNNNNNNNNNNNNNNNNNNNNNNNNNNNNNNNNNNNNNNNNNNNNNNNNNNNNNNNNNNNNNNNNNNNNNNNNNNNNNNNNNNNNNNNNNNNNNNNNNNNNNNNNNNNNNggggggggggggggggggggtagttTGGTGAAAGTGGAAGAATTCAATCTCCCTTCCTTATCCAAAGCTAGATAAGCCATGTAATCCGCCAGTGTATAAACATGCTGGATCGTAACTTGACATTGAAGTGCTAGAGCCTTGATATCACTTACCAGAATAGCAATCTGCCAAGGCACTTCCTGATAACATTGATAAAAACTGCCTGGAGGATGCCAAAGTTCTCCAACAGGTCGATAAGAAGTTTATTTACGATTTAGGCAAACAGATCACATGCTATAATTGATCAGGTCTTTTCTGTCCTCTGCATAGTCCATTATGACAATTCTTTGTATCTCATGAATTTCTTATAACACATTTACTTTAAACGCTTATTTCTCTTAGGGATTGTTTGGTTGGACTCAatagcaaatataaattttagcGTGAACTTCTGCATAAATAGTACAACATTTGTTGGCTGCATAAGAAAAAGTAATATCCGCATAACTATGCAGCAGTTAGTTAGACgcataagaatttttttttgacataacTATTGCAACATTTGGACGGTGGTATTTAACTGTCATTATTAATATCCTCATGATTTATGCAAGAATCTACGCCAGTATAGGAGGACTTGATTCATGTGATGTCTATAGTTCAGATCCTTCTGAATTCTATTATGATGGTGATGATTTGACACATAAGCATTCTCATGGTGAAGAGAATCcttagaattttttgataccATGAGCTATGCTCTCCTCTCAGGTGGATGGGTACTCGCATAAATTGATTGATGCTGAAATTCGAGGTAAAATAGATGTGCttataaggaagaagaagaagagtagaagaagTCATTCAGCTCCTACCTTTTACCAAGGCAGAGGAATGCAGATCAATCTAGCAGGCCACCTAATTTTT
This window of the Solanum pennellii chromosome 2, SPENNV200 genome carries:
- the LOC107009449 gene encoding queuosine salvage protein-like, with the translated sequence MEEVRSTTAWVATHSSHVTVDFTGIEKVAENMKNSLPKVEWDFEGIHYFDNGPLTVQYLLVLDALNFCFWPDEEMSYDHLASGLKVTLESDKSAFDADRLQKYTGPQLRKMLNWSRPLPLEDERVRLLHEVGLELERSFEGKASKLVESCDNSAAKLVALMTRHFPGFRDHTVYKGHQIFLYKRAQIFAADLWGAFKGQGYGDFEDISSITIFADYIVPAVLQQLGVLRYRSSLDNIIKKNTEIVSGSEEEVELRACSVYAVEKMKELISKKTGKQVLSVELDLWLWAFGIQCPSLQHHRTLSIYY